DNA sequence from the Amycolatopsis sp. Hca4 genome:
GACACGGGTCGCTGGATCGGGTTACGCCTTCTTCAGCTCGCGCGCGATGACCACCCGCTGGATCTGGTTCGTCCCCTCGAAGATCTGCGGCACCTTCGCCTCGCGCATGTACCGCTCCACCGGGAAGTCCCGCGTGTACCCGGCACCGCCGAGGACCTGGACCGCGTCCGTCGTCACCTTCATCGCGCCGTCCGTCGCCACCAGCTTGGCGATCGAGGCCTGGCGCTGGAACGGCATCCCGCGGTCGCGGCGCCGGGCCGCGTCCAGGTAGCAGGCCCGGGACGACTCCACCACCGCCGCCATGTCCGCCAGCAGGAACTCCACGCCCTGGAAGTCGATGATCGGGCGGCCGAACTGCGAGCGCCCCTTCGCGTACGCCACCGCTTCGTCCAGCGCCGCCTGCGCCAGGCCCACCGCGCACGCCGCGATCCCGAGCCGGCCCGAGCTCAGCGACGACAGCGCGATGCGGAGCCCGGCACCCGGGTCGCCCAGTAGCCGCTCGGCGGGCACGCGGGCGCCGTCGAAGATCATCTGGGCCGTCGGGGAGCCGGTCAGGCCCATCTTCCGCTCGCGGGGTGCGGCCGAGAGCCCCGGAGTCGACGAGTCGACCAGGAGACACGAGATTTCGTCCGAACCCGTGCGGACCATCGTCGTGTAGAAGTCCGCCACGCCCGCGTGCGTGATCCACGCCTTCGTGCCGTTGACGACGTAGTCCGAGCCGTCGAGCCGGGCGCGAGTCGACAGCGCCGCCGCGTCCGAACCCGCGTTCGTCTCCGACAGCGCGTACGCGCCTAGGAGCGAGCCTTCGAGCATGTCCGGCAGCCACCGGTCGCGCTGCTCGTCGGTGCCGTACTCCGCCAGCCCGTAGCAGGACATCGTGTGCACCGACAGCCCGACGCCGACCGTCATCCACGCCGTCGCGATCTCCTCCAGGACCTGCAGGTAGACCTCGTACGGCACCTCGCCGCCACCCCAGCGCTCGCGGTAGGGCAGGCCGAGCAGGCCGGACTTGCCGAGCAGCCGGAACTGCTCGCGCGGGAACTGCTCGGCCTCTTCGGCCGCTGCTGCCCGGGGCGCAAGCTCGTCGCGCGCGATCTCGGTGGCCAAGGCGACCAGGTCCTCGGCCTCCGAGGAAGGCAGCAGGCGTTCGGCGGGCATCGTCGTCCTCCAAAACGGTACTGAAAACAGTACTGTGGGCTAGTTCAGAGTACTGTACGGCAGGACTGGGGACGCCGGAAGACGTAGGAGATAGTGAGCCGATGCGCCCCGAACCCCGACGACGGCCGACCGCCCGCCAGCAGGCGCTGCTCGGCGAGCTCGAGGCGCTCTTCCTGGCCGAGGGTTTCGCCGTCTTCACCCTGGACGACCTCGCCGGCCGCCTGCGCTGCTCGAAGTCGACCCTCTACGCGCTCGCGCCCAGCAAGGAGCAGCTCGCCGTCAAGGTGGTCACCCGGTTCTTCCGGGGCGCCGCCGAGCGGATCGAGGAGCGCATCGCCGGGATCGACGACGCCCGCAAGCTCATCGGCGAGTACCTGGCCGGGGTCGCCGAGCAGCTCAACCGGGCGTCGGCGGCCTTCATGCGCGATCTCGCCGAGTTCGGCCCGGCCCGCGACGCCTACCAGCTCAACAGCCGGTTCGCCGCGCGGCGGCTCCGGCAGTTCATCGACAAGGGCGTCGCCGACGGGGTGTTCCGCGACGTCCACGCCCGGCTGGTGGCCGAGATGGCCGGGCTGATCATCGAGGGCATCCAGACCGGCGTGCTCGGCGGCCGCCTCGACGTCTCCGACGCCGAGGCGTTCACCGCTTTGGGTGAACTGCTCCTCGGCGGGTTGAACAAATAGCGGACAGGAATTGTCAGCCGGAACTCCATTAAACTCCCGGCGTGATCGTCGTAGGCGGAGAAGCTCTGGTCGACCTGGTTCCCGGCGACCCCCTGGATTCCACTGTGGACGGTGGGCTGCGCGCGCTGCTGCCCCGCCTGGGCGGCGGCCCGTACAACGTCGCGCTGGCCGCCGGGCGGCTCGGCGTCCCGGCTTCGTTCCTCTCGCGCGTTTCGACCGACCGCTTCGGCGACGCGATGGTCGAGCGGCTGCACGCTTCCGCCGTCGACACGTCGCTGCTGCAGCGCGGTGACGAGCCCACGACGCTGGCCGTCGTGGCGCTCGACGCGAAGGGCGCCGCGCGCTACACGTTCTACGTCGAGGGCACCGCCGACCGGCTGGTCGCGGATCCCGGGCCGCTGGCGGGAGATGTGACAGCGCTCTCACTCGGCACGCTCGGCATGGTCCTCGAGCCCGGCGCTTCGGCGTACGAGACGATGCTGCGGCGCGAAGCGGCCCGCGGCGTGCTGACCGTGCTCGACCCGAACATCCGCGAGGCGCTCATCGCCGACCCGGCCGCCTACCGGGTCCGGTTCGCGTCCTGGCTGCCGGACGTCCGGCTGCTGAAGATCTCCGACGACGACGCCGCGTGGCTGACCGAAGGCGCCGACCCGGTCGCCGCCGCGAAGACGTGGATCGAGTCCGGTGTGGACGCCGTGGTGCTCACCCGGGGCGCCGACGGGCTTTCGGTGATCACCGCCGCAGGTGAGCTGGCCCACGTGCCGTCGCGGAAGGTCACCGTCGTGGACACCATCGGGGCGGGCGACACCGTGCACGGCGCGCTGCTGGCCTGGTTGCACACCCGCGAGGTCACCGACCTGGGCTCCCTCGACGCCGGCGCGTGGCGGGAGGCACTCGCGTTCGCGGCGAAAGCGGCGTCGATCACGGTGTCCCGCAGCGGCGCCGAGCCGCCCACGTCGGCCGACATGGCGGCTACCGTGTGAACCTGGTCCCAAAGGGGGCCCCGGGAGCAACGTCACCGCTGCGCGAAGGCGGGTTTCTCGACTAACGTTGAGGGGCATTCTTCATACCCCAGCGGGGCGGTGTGCAGCGAGGCGCCAGTGTTTCCTCGCGTGAACACGTGGCTACCTGTGGAACGTACAGGCGCCGCCGGCCCGTGCCCAACGTGAGAGGGACTTGCATGTCCGACGCGACGACTGCGGGGCAGTCCGGCGGCGAAACCGCGAAGCTGACCCTGCCGAGTGGCGAGCACGAGTTCAAGATCGTTCACCCGGTCGAGGGCGCGCCCGGGATCGAGCTGGGCAAGCTGCTGGCGCAGACGGGGTACATCACCTACGACCCCGGCTTCGTCAACACCGGTGCCGCGTCGTCCGCCATCGCCTACATCGACGGTGACGCCGGGATCCTCCGCTACCGCGGGTACCCGATCGAGCAGCTGGCCGAGAAGTCGACCTTCATCGAGGTCTCCTACCTGCTCATCTACGGCGAGCTGCCGACCGAGGCCCAGCTGGCCGACTTCACCGAGAAGATCCAGCGGCACACGCTGCTCCACGAGGACCTGAAGGCGTTCTTCAGCGGCTTCCCGCGCGACGCCCACCCGATGCCGGTCCTGTCGAGCGCGGTGTCGGCGCTGTCGACCTTCTACCAGGACTCGCTCAACCCGTTCGACGAGCCGAACGTGGAGCTGTCGACGATCCGGCTGCTCGCCAAGGTGCCGACGCTGGCCGCGTACGCGTACAAGAAGTCGGTCGGCCAGCCGCTGCTGTACCCGGACAACTCGCTCGGCCTGGTCGAGAACTTCCTCCGGATGACCTTCGGCTTCCCGGCCGAGCCGTATGACGTCGACCCGGACGTCGTCAAGGCGCTCGACCTGCTGTTCATCCTGCACGCCGACCACGAGCAGAACTGCTCGACCTCGACCGTGCGCCTGGTCGGCTCGTCCGAGGCGAACCTGTTCGCCTCGATCTCGGCCGGCATCAACGCGCTGTTCGGCCCGCTGCACGGCGGCGCGAACGCGGCGGTGCTCGACATGCTGGAGGGCATCCAGGCCGACGGCGGCGACGTCGCCAAGTTCGTCGAGCGCGTGAAGAACAAGGAAAAGGGCGTGAAGCTGATGGGCTTCGGGCACCGGGTCTACAAGAACTACGACCCGCGCGCGAAGATCATCAAGAACACCGCGGACGAGATCCTCGGCAAGCTGAAGGGCGGCGACCAGCTGCTCGACATCGCGAAGAAGCTCGAAGAGGTCGCGCTTTCCGACGACTACTTCGTTTCGCGCAAGCTGTACCCGAACGTGGACTTCTACACCGGCCTGATCTACCGGGCGCTGGGCTTCCCGACGAAGTTCTTCACGGTGCTGTTCGCGCTGGGCAGGCTCCCGGGCTGGATCGCGCACTGGCGCGAGATGATCAACGACCCGGCCACCAAGATCGGCCGCCCGCGGCAGATCTACACCGGCCACGCGACCCGGGACTACGTCCCGATGTCGGAGCGCTGATTCGATTCAAGCGAACGTCCCGCCGTGCATTTGCCCGGCGGGACGTTTACGTTTACCGGCGTGACCCGAGAAGCCCCCGTTGTCCTGTGGTTCCGTCGTGACCTTCGGCTGGGTGACCACGCCGCGCTGCTGGAGGCGTCGAAGCACAGCAAGCACGTGCTCGCGCTGTACGTCCTCGACGAGGCACTGCTGAAGCCGGGTGGCGCGCCGCGGGAAGCGTTCCTGTACGGGTGTCTCGAAAAGCTGAACGACCAGCTCGGCGGCCGCCTGATGCTGGTGCACGGCGACCCGGCGACCGAGGTCGTCCGCGCGGCGCGCAAGATCGGCGCCGCCGCGGTGCACGTCAGCGCGGACACCGGTCCCTATGGCCGCCGCCGGGACGACGCGGTCGCGAAAGCGTTGGCGGAGCACAACATCGACTGGGTCGAGACGGGTTCGCCGTACGCGGTGACGCCGGGCCAGGTCACCAAGCCGGACGGCAGCCCGTACCGCGTCTTCACCCCGTTCTTCCGCGCCTGGACCGCGCGGGGCTGGCACTCGCCCGCCGACACCGGACCGTCCCTTGTGGACTGGGTCGAACCGCCGCGCTCGCTGAAGGTCCCGCGTGCGCCGAAGGTCTCCGCCGAGCTGCCCGAGCCGGGGGAGAAGGCGGCGCTGGACGTCTGGCACGCGTTCCTCGAAGACGGCATCGAGACCTACGACGAGGATCGCGACCGCCCGGACCGCGAAGGGACCACGCGGCTTTCGCCGTACCTGCGCTGGGGCTGCATCCACCCGCGGACGATCCTGGCGGACCTGTCCGGCGACGACCGCGTGGGCGCGAAGTCGCTGCGCAGCGAGATCTGCTGGCGCGAATTCCACGCCGACGTGTTGTGGCACCGCCCGGAAACGGCGCGGCAGAACTACGACAAGCGCTTCGACGGCATGAAGCACGACGACGACCCCGAGGCGTTCACGCGGTGGTGCGAGGGCCGCACGGGCTACCCGATCGTGGACGCCGGGATGCGGCAGCTGCTGGCCGAGGGCTGGATGCACAACCGGGTGCGGATGGTCGTCGCGAGCTTCCTGGTGAAGGACCTGCACCTGCCGTGGTGGCTGGGCGCCCGCCACTTCATGAAGCACCTGGTGGACGGCGACCTGGCCTCGAACCAGCTGAACTGGCAGTGGGTCGCGGGCTGCGGCACCGACGCGGCCCCGTACTTCCGGATCTTCAACCCGACGACGCAGGGGGAGAAGTTCGACCCGCAGGGGGACTACGTGCGGAAGTACGTGCCGGAGCTGCGTTCGGTGGCGGGCAAGGCGGTGCACAAGCTGAAGGACCGTCCCGCCGACTACCCGGAGCCGATGGTCGACCACGGCCACGAGCGCCAGGTGTCCCTGGAGCGGTACGGCAAGATCACGTCGTGAGGGTTCAGGAGGACAGAACCCTCCTGAACCCTCACGAGGGTCAGCCGCGCAGAGCCTCCGCCAGCTTGATCCGGCTGCCGATCCGCAGCACGCTGTTGCCGTAGATCTTCCCGCCCACCCAAGTCAGCACCGCCACCAACGCGACGGTCAGCCCCAGCGACAGCCCGATCTCCCACCCCGCCGCCGCGCCCGTCGAGATCCGGGCCGGCATCAGGATCGGCGAGAGCAGCGGGATCAGCGAGACGACCCTCGTCGCCGAGCCCGCCGGGTTCTGGACCAGCAGGTTGAACCCCGCGATGAACCCGACCACCAGGATGATGTTCAGCGGCCCGACCACCGACTGGGTGTCCTCCTGCCGGGACACCAGCGACCCGAGCGCGCCGTAGATCGTGGCGTACAACAGGAAGCCCAGCAGGTACCAGAGCAGGCCCCACAGCACCGCACCCGTCGCGAAGCCGGACAGCGTGAACACGCCGGTCGCCGTCGCCGCGCCCAGGCCGACCACCGCGAGGATGACCAGCTGGGTCAGCCCGACCAGGCCGAGCCCGATCACCTTGCCCAGCAGCAGCTGCCACGGCCGGACGCTGGCCAGCAGGATCTCCACGACCCGGCTCGACTTCTCCTCGACCACGCCCTGTGCCACCATCATCCCGTAGGTGATGATGCTCATGTACAGCAGGAACGCCACGACCAGCCCGACCACCAGCCGCTGCGTCTGATCCGCCGGCTGCGGCGAGAGCGCGTCGTCCTGGACGTGGGTGCCGTTGACCCTGGCCATCACCTCGGCCGGCTCCAGCTGCGCGGACGACAGCACGCCGTCGAGCACCTGCTGCTGGGCGACCTGGTCGAGCACCCGGCGCAGCTGGTCGTCCAAAGAGGACTTGTAGGTCGCGGTCAGCTGCGCCGCGCTGCCCGAGACGAGCGCGTCGAGGTCGCCGTCCTCGACCTTCTTGCGGCCGTCCGCCGGGTCGGTGACGACGACCGTGCTGATCTCGCGACCCGACAGCGCCGCTTCGGTCTGCAGCTGCCGGGCGATCCCGATCGCCTGGCCGGTCAGCCCGACGGTGTTCTTGTCCGACGACTTGGCCAGCGACGTCTGGAAGAAGACGTACCCCAGCAGCAGCACCAGCAGCACGCCGGTGCCGACGACGAACGACCTCGTGCGCAACCGGGTGTTCAGCTCGCGCTTCAGCACGAGCCAGACGGCGCGGCGGCCACTCAACGTCCTCATCGCGGTTCCCCCTCGGCCGGCGCGGACACGGCGTCGCGGAAGAGCTCGGTGAGCGAGCGGCGACGCCGGCTGAATTCGGTGACCGGCCCGGTCGCCAGCGCGGCGGCGAGCACGGCCTGGTCGTCCGCGCTCGGTTCGAGATCGAGCACGGTGGTGGTGCCGTGCTGCTCCAGCACGCGCACCCCGGGCAGGCCCGCGGCCCAGCCGTTGGCCGCGGCCGGCGCCGTCACGACGAGCTTGCTGCGTGCGCCGGAGGTCAGTTCCGCGACCGTGCCGACGGCGACCATCCGGCCGCCGCGGATGATCCCGACCCGGTCGCACAGCCGCTCGACGAGGTCGAGCTGGTGGCTGGAGAACACGACCGGCACCCCCGCGGCGGCCTTCTCCCGTAGGACAGCGCTCATCACGTCGACGGCGAGCGGGTCGAGGCCGGAGAACGGCTCGTCGAGCACCAGCACGGCGGGGTCGTGCACCAGCGCCGCGGCGAGCTGGACGCGCTGCTGGTTGCCGAGGGACAGCTTCTGCACCTCGTCCTTGCGGCGCTCGGCCAGCCCGAGCCGGGTGATCCAGGTTTCGGCGTTGCGGTGGGCTTCGTTCGCGCTCAGCCCGTGCAGTTCGGCGAGGTAGACGAGTTGGTCGAGCACCTTCATCTTCGGGTACAGCCCGCGCTCCTCCGGCATGTAGCCGATGTGGGTGCGCGTCTCGTGGGTGACCGGCCTGCCGTCGAACCGGACCTCGCCACCGTCGGCGGCGAGCACGCCCAGCGCGATCCGCATGGTGGTGGTCTTGCCGGCGCCGTTGCTGCCGACGAAGCCGAACAGCTCGCCGGCGCGGACGTCGAACGAGACGCCGTCCAGCGCGACCTTGGCGCCGTAGCGCTTGGAGATCCCGTCGATCTCCAGTGTCCCCTCAGGCATTCCCCATCCCCTCTTCGAAATCCTCGGGGTCGTCGTCCGGCAGCGCCCAGCCCAGCACGATGGCCGGGACGGTGGTGCCGGTGACCAGCAGCGCCGACAGCATCATCGCGCCGCGCAGGCCGCCTTCTTCGGTGTGGGCGACGACGATGCTGTAGATCATCGCGGCGATCATCAGGTAGCTCAGGATCTGGAAGGCGACGTAGGTGACGCGGTGGCGCCACTCGCGTTCGCGTTCGTCCAGCAGCCGGGAGAAGCCGCCGCTCATCCGGCCGGTGAGGATCCGCAGCAGCACGAACGTGCTGCCGCCGACCACCACGCTGCCCAGCCAGAGCGCGCCGAACAGCCCGTCGCCGCCCGTGGGGAAGACCGACGCGCCGGCGATCAGCCCGAGGTCGGCGAGCCCCAGGAGCGCGGCGAGGGCTCGGCGGCGGCGCCGGGTGCG
Encoded proteins:
- a CDS encoding deoxyribodipyrimidine photo-lyase; translation: MTREAPVVLWFRRDLRLGDHAALLEASKHSKHVLALYVLDEALLKPGGAPREAFLYGCLEKLNDQLGGRLMLVHGDPATEVVRAARKIGAAAVHVSADTGPYGRRRDDAVAKALAEHNIDWVETGSPYAVTPGQVTKPDGSPYRVFTPFFRAWTARGWHSPADTGPSLVDWVEPPRSLKVPRAPKVSAELPEPGEKAALDVWHAFLEDGIETYDEDRDRPDREGTTRLSPYLRWGCIHPRTILADLSGDDRVGAKSLRSEICWREFHADVLWHRPETARQNYDKRFDGMKHDDDPEAFTRWCEGRTGYPIVDAGMRQLLAEGWMHNRVRMVVASFLVKDLHLPWWLGARHFMKHLVDGDLASNQLNWQWVAGCGTDAAPYFRIFNPTTQGEKFDPQGDYVRKYVPELRSVAGKAVHKLKDRPADYPEPMVDHGHERQVSLERYGKITS
- a CDS encoding ABC transporter permease, giving the protein MRTLSGRRAVWLVLKRELNTRLRTRSFVVGTGVLLVLLLGYVFFQTSLAKSSDKNTVGLTGQAIGIARQLQTEAALSGREISTVVVTDPADGRKKVEDGDLDALVSGSAAQLTATYKSSLDDQLRRVLDQVAQQQVLDGVLSSAQLEPAEVMARVNGTHVQDDALSPQPADQTQRLVVGLVVAFLLYMSIITYGMMVAQGVVEEKSSRVVEILLASVRPWQLLLGKVIGLGLVGLTQLVILAVVGLGAATATGVFTLSGFATGAVLWGLLWYLLGFLLYATIYGALGSLVSRQEDTQSVVGPLNIILVVGFIAGFNLLVQNPAGSATRVVSLIPLLSPILMPARISTGAAAGWEIGLSLGLTVALVAVLTWVGGKIYGNSVLRIGSRIKLAEALRG
- a CDS encoding ABC transporter ATP-binding protein; amino-acid sequence: MPEGTLEIDGISKRYGAKVALDGVSFDVRAGELFGFVGSNGAGKTTTMRIALGVLAADGGEVRFDGRPVTHETRTHIGYMPEERGLYPKMKVLDQLVYLAELHGLSANEAHRNAETWITRLGLAERRKDEVQKLSLGNQQRVQLAAALVHDPAVLVLDEPFSGLDPLAVDVMSAVLREKAAAGVPVVFSSHQLDLVERLCDRVGIIRGGRMVAVGTVAELTSGARSKLVVTAPAAANGWAAGLPGVRVLEQHGTTTVLDLEPSADDQAVLAAALATGPVTEFSRRRRSLTELFRDAVSAPAEGEPR
- a CDS encoding carbohydrate kinase, with the translated sequence MIVVGGEALVDLVPGDPLDSTVDGGLRALLPRLGGGPYNVALAAGRLGVPASFLSRVSTDRFGDAMVERLHASAVDTSLLQRGDEPTTLAVVALDAKGAARYTFYVEGTADRLVADPGPLAGDVTALSLGTLGMVLEPGASAYETMLRREAARGVLTVLDPNIREALIADPAAYRVRFASWLPDVRLLKISDDDAAWLTEGADPVAAAKTWIESGVDAVVLTRGADGLSVITAAGELAHVPSRKVTVVDTIGAGDTVHGALLAWLHTREVTDLGSLDAGAWREALAFAAKAASITVSRSGAEPPTSADMAATV
- a CDS encoding citrate synthase, producing MSDATTAGQSGGETAKLTLPSGEHEFKIVHPVEGAPGIELGKLLAQTGYITYDPGFVNTGAASSAIAYIDGDAGILRYRGYPIEQLAEKSTFIEVSYLLIYGELPTEAQLADFTEKIQRHTLLHEDLKAFFSGFPRDAHPMPVLSSAVSALSTFYQDSLNPFDEPNVELSTIRLLAKVPTLAAYAYKKSVGQPLLYPDNSLGLVENFLRMTFGFPAEPYDVDPDVVKALDLLFILHADHEQNCSTSTVRLVGSSEANLFASISAGINALFGPLHGGANAAVLDMLEGIQADGGDVAKFVERVKNKEKGVKLMGFGHRVYKNYDPRAKIIKNTADEILGKLKGGDQLLDIAKKLEEVALSDDYFVSRKLYPNVDFYTGLIYRALGFPTKFFTVLFALGRLPGWIAHWREMINDPATKIGRPRQIYTGHATRDYVPMSER
- a CDS encoding TetR/AcrR family transcriptional regulator produces the protein MRPEPRRRPTARQQALLGELEALFLAEGFAVFTLDDLAGRLRCSKSTLYALAPSKEQLAVKVVTRFFRGAAERIEERIAGIDDARKLIGEYLAGVAEQLNRASAAFMRDLAEFGPARDAYQLNSRFAARRLRQFIDKGVADGVFRDVHARLVAEMAGLIIEGIQTGVLGGRLDVSDAEAFTALGELLLGGLNK
- a CDS encoding acyl-CoA dehydrogenase family protein; amino-acid sequence: MPAERLLPSSEAEDLVALATEIARDELAPRAAAAEEAEQFPREQFRLLGKSGLLGLPYRERWGGGEVPYEVYLQVLEEIATAWMTVGVGLSVHTMSCYGLAEYGTDEQRDRWLPDMLEGSLLGAYALSETNAGSDAAALSTRARLDGSDYVVNGTKAWITHAGVADFYTTMVRTGSDEISCLLVDSSTPGLSAAPRERKMGLTGSPTAQMIFDGARVPAERLLGDPGAGLRIALSSLSSGRLGIAACAVGLAQAALDEAVAYAKGRSQFGRPIIDFQGVEFLLADMAAVVESSRACYLDAARRRDRGMPFQRQASIAKLVATDGAMKVTTDAVQVLGGAGYTRDFPVERYMREAKVPQIFEGTNQIQRVVIARELKKA